One region of Mucilaginibacter gotjawali genomic DNA includes:
- the ltrA gene encoding group II intron reverse transcriptase/maturase, protein MNVIKTTCAPADQQHNWDSIDWNKCEQEVRKLQVRLVKAQKEGRYNKVKALQWLLTHSFHAKALAVKRVTSNKGKRTSGVDHVLWSSSEAKYQAVSDLKRRDYTPQPLKRVHIKKSNGKQRPLGIPTMKDRAMQALYLLALEPIAETTADSHSYGFRKERSTADARQMCFTALAKRVSAEWVLEADIKGCFDHISHDWLLTHIPMDRVVLKKWLKSGFIFNKELFLTDEGTPQGGIISPTLANMALDGLQDLLAEKIKRKRVSKTTCINPKVHLVRYADDFIITGKSKDQLETIVLPLVRDFLTERGLTLSEEKTRITHIEDGFDFLGFTIRKYEGKFLIKPSKEKLKKFSEKVAGIIDANKTSKQDSLIRLLNPVITGWANYYKGCNASDTFRKADYLIFQKLWAWALRRHPKKGKYWIANKYFRTIKNQNWRFAVDTAYKGKDDVFVLKKLYDTKIVRYVMIKQDANPFDPEWNAYFKRRETYKMLETFQGKKPVLYIWKRQKGVCPICGEIIGRELPWGTTDYLVNGLIQRTLVHDTCRRRNDQLKLKLS, encoded by the coding sequence ATGAACGTCATTAAAACAACGTGTGCCCCTGCCGACCAACAACACAATTGGGACAGCATCGACTGGAACAAATGTGAGCAGGAGGTTAGAAAGCTACAAGTTAGACTTGTAAAGGCTCAGAAAGAAGGCAGGTATAATAAGGTGAAAGCCTTACAATGGCTGCTAACACATTCGTTTCACGCCAAAGCATTGGCTGTAAAACGGGTAACTTCAAACAAAGGTAAAAGGACATCGGGAGTTGACCATGTTTTATGGTCATCTTCAGAAGCCAAGTATCAGGCCGTAAGCGACCTGAAAAGAAGGGACTACACCCCTCAACCGTTAAAACGGGTTCATATTAAGAAGAGTAACGGGAAGCAACGTCCGTTAGGAATACCCACCATGAAGGACAGGGCCATGCAGGCACTGTATCTGTTGGCCTTAGAGCCAATCGCTGAAACCACAGCGGATAGCCATTCTTATGGCTTTCGCAAGGAACGCAGCACAGCAGATGCACGCCAAATGTGCTTTACAGCACTTGCAAAAAGAGTCTCTGCCGAATGGGTACTGGAAGCTGACATAAAAGGATGCTTTGACCACATTAGCCACGACTGGCTGCTTACTCACATCCCAATGGATAGAGTGGTGCTGAAGAAATGGCTCAAGAGTGGCTTCATCTTTAATAAAGAGCTGTTCCTGACAGACGAAGGTACACCGCAAGGTGGCATCATTTCCCCTACGCTTGCAAATATGGCTTTAGATGGGCTGCAAGATTTGCTTGCAGAAAAGATTAAAAGGAAACGGGTCAGTAAAACGACCTGTATTAATCCCAAAGTACATTTGGTGCGCTATGCGGATGATTTTATCATCACTGGCAAAAGCAAGGATCAGTTAGAAACTATCGTCTTACCGTTAGTCAGGGATTTTCTTACCGAGAGAGGCTTAACCCTTTCCGAAGAAAAGACCAGGATAACTCATATAGAAGATGGGTTCGATTTCTTGGGCTTCACTATCCGAAAGTACGAGGGCAAATTCCTCATCAAACCATCTAAGGAAAAGTTGAAGAAGTTTTCTGAAAAGGTAGCAGGCATTATTGATGCCAACAAAACCAGCAAACAGGACTCTTTAATCAGACTTTTAAACCCTGTAATAACAGGTTGGGCGAACTATTACAAAGGGTGTAATGCTTCCGACACTTTCAGGAAAGCGGACTACCTGATATTCCAGAAACTATGGGCATGGGCGCTAAGGCGTCATCCTAAAAAGGGTAAATATTGGATTGCGAATAAGTATTTCCGCACGATCAAAAATCAAAACTGGCGTTTTGCCGTGGATACTGCCTACAAGGGTAAAGACGATGTTTTTGTCCTAAAGAAGCTGTATGATACCAAAATTGTCAGGTATGTGATGATTAAGCAGGATGCTAATCCGTTCGACCCTGAATGGAACGCTTACTTTAAAAGGAGAGAGACTTATAAAATGCTCGAAACTTTTCAAGGTAAAAAGCCTGTACTATACATCTGGAAAAGGCAGAAAGGTGTTTGTCCAATCTGCGGCGAAATCATTGGCAGGGAACTTCCATGGGGCACTACCGATTATTTGGTAAATGGTCTTATCCAAAGAACTCTCGTCCATGATACGTGCCGCAGAAGAAACGACCAATTAAAATTGAAGTTATCATGA
- a CDS encoding TraG/VirB4 family ATPase: MASPMMAGYILYLYKTVRKFWGEAIVVTQELGDIIGNAVVKDSILNNSDTVCLLDQTRFKDNYKDIAALLSINETERRKIFTINQLDNTDGRSRFKEVYIRRGSVGEIYGVEVALEQYLTYTTEKPEKQAVEVYVEYFGTYPRALDLFVTDFKESKLALGEFVSRVNKSGKPINLLSYKPIIF; this comes from the coding sequence ATAGCCAGTCCGATGATGGCGGGATATATATTGTACCTCTATAAAACGGTCAGGAAATTTTGGGGAGAAGCAATCGTAGTTACACAGGAACTGGGCGACATCATCGGCAATGCGGTAGTCAAAGACAGCATCCTGAATAATTCGGATACTGTATGCCTGCTCGATCAGACCAGGTTCAAGGACAATTATAAGGACATCGCGGCTTTGCTCTCCATCAATGAAACCGAAAGGCGAAAGATATTTACGATCAATCAACTCGATAATACCGACGGGCGCAGCCGCTTTAAGGAAGTGTATATCCGGCGCGGTTCTGTCGGCGAGATCTACGGGGTCGAAGTGGCGCTCGAACAATACCTCACATACACGACTGAAAAACCAGAAAAACAGGCGGTGGAAGTGTATGTGGAATATTTCGGCACCTATCCCAGGGCGCTCGACCTTTTTGTTACCGATTTCAAAGAAAGCAAACTGGCGTTGGGCGAATTCGTCAGCCGGGTCAATAAATCCGGGAAGCCAATCAATTTATTATCCTATAAACCCATTATTTTTTAG
- a CDS encoding helicase-related protein has product MIIAAMEMKRLGIVQKPMIAAMKANVQQIAETFRIAYPNAKLLAPGENDFTPAKRRQIFHQIKNNNWDCIILTHEQFGMIPQSKEVQRLIFETELEGVQKDLDTLKNSGTELSRRMLKGMEIRRNNLQSKLNSVIYAIEQRKDTGIDFEQMNVDHLFIDESHRFKNLTFTTRHDRVAGLGNIEGSQKALNMLFAVRTLQAKFDADLCATFLSGTPISNSLTEMYLIFKYLRPKELARQRIENFDAWAAVYARKTVDFEFSVTNEIIPKERFRYFIKVPELALFYNEITDYKTAKHIRLDRPELDEVLVNIKPTADQQEFIQKLMQFAKTGNGSLIGRGQLTRQEDIARMLIATNYAKKMSADMRLINPDYDDHPDNKVNICARKVAEIYHESAPHKGTQIIFSDTGTPKTGAFNIYDALKNKLVNDLGVPADEITFIHDWSEKQRPELFRKMNNGIIRILLGSTDKAGTGLNVQEKMVAIHDFDIPWTPKDLEQRGGRGARQGNVVAKAFYDNKVRRFIYAIERSLDNYKFSLLQNKQRFINQMKNNELQLRIIDEGAMDEQSGMNFSEYIAILSGDTSLLEKSKLEKKIAVMESLKAAHYKEIARTRYSLEDFERQKENTEKMVSRLSSDEQVYKKHLKYDKDGAKANLIRLDDFHSGNPEEIGNHLVKLHKSWRPEEGQTGTGKIGHLYGFELMVQRQTEWLEEKGRSLHREYNTFYAIRPETGIRYTYSSGVPNPDNAKLAARYFLNAIDKVEDLLSRYQKELAELNDNIETTAALVSKPFEKEEELKQMKAEHAKLEKEISQKIRENQQVQPDQEATIIALARDTEEPLLQSGISR; this is encoded by the coding sequence ATGATCATTGCCGCCATGGAAATGAAACGGCTGGGTATTGTGCAGAAGCCAATGATCGCAGCGATGAAAGCCAATGTTCAGCAAATCGCTGAAACATTCCGCATCGCTTACCCGAATGCGAAACTTCTTGCGCCGGGTGAAAATGATTTTACACCTGCTAAACGTCGGCAGATCTTTCACCAGATCAAAAACAATAACTGGGATTGTATTATCCTGACCCATGAACAGTTCGGGATGATTCCGCAGTCCAAAGAAGTTCAACGCCTCATTTTCGAAACGGAACTGGAGGGCGTGCAAAAAGACCTGGATACCTTAAAAAATTCAGGGACAGAATTATCAAGGAGAATGCTGAAGGGCATGGAAATCCGCAGGAATAACCTGCAAAGTAAGCTGAACAGCGTGATCTACGCCATTGAACAAAGGAAAGACACAGGCATTGATTTTGAACAAATGAATGTTGACCATCTATTTATCGATGAATCTCACCGCTTTAAAAACCTGACGTTTACGACCCGGCATGACCGCGTGGCCGGTTTGGGAAATATAGAAGGCAGTCAGAAAGCGCTGAATATGCTTTTTGCAGTGCGTACGCTCCAGGCCAAATTTGATGCCGATTTGTGTGCGACTTTTCTGTCCGGCACGCCCATATCCAACAGCCTGACAGAAATGTACCTGATCTTCAAATACCTCCGGCCAAAAGAACTGGCGAGGCAACGAATCGAAAACTTTGATGCCTGGGCAGCGGTTTATGCACGGAAGACCGTCGACTTTGAATTCTCCGTTACCAATGAGATCATCCCGAAAGAACGGTTCCGGTATTTTATCAAAGTGCCGGAGCTGGCGCTTTTCTATAACGAAATCACCGATTATAAGACGGCCAAACATATCAGGCTTGACCGGCCCGAACTGGATGAGGTCCTGGTCAACATCAAGCCCACTGCCGATCAGCAGGAGTTTATCCAAAAGCTGATGCAATTTGCGAAGACGGGGAACGGCAGCCTGATCGGCAGAGGGCAACTCACCAGGCAGGAAGACATTGCCCGGATGCTGATCGCTACCAATTACGCCAAAAAGATGTCCGCAGACATGCGGCTGATTAACCCCGATTATGATGACCACCCGGATAACAAAGTAAATATTTGTGCCCGGAAGGTTGCGGAGATCTATCATGAAAGTGCTCCCCATAAAGGCACACAAATCATTTTCAGCGATACAGGCACCCCGAAAACAGGTGCCTTTAATATTTATGATGCCCTGAAGAACAAGCTCGTTAACGACCTGGGTGTACCTGCCGATGAAATAACTTTTATCCATGACTGGTCAGAAAAACAAAGGCCGGAACTGTTTCGCAAGATGAATAATGGGATTATCCGGATTCTGTTAGGCAGTACCGACAAGGCAGGCACGGGTTTGAATGTCCAGGAAAAGATGGTTGCCATACACGATTTTGACATACCCTGGACGCCAAAGGATTTGGAACAGCGGGGCGGCCGGGGTGCCAGGCAGGGCAACGTTGTGGCCAAAGCATTTTATGACAATAAAGTCCGGCGGTTTATCTATGCTATTGAACGTTCACTGGATAATTATAAGTTCAGCCTGTTACAAAATAAACAGCGGTTCATTAATCAAATGAAAAATAATGAGTTGCAATTACGGATAATCGACGAGGGTGCGATGGATGAACAAAGCGGGATGAATTTTTCTGAATACATCGCCATTCTTTCCGGGGACACTTCCTTACTGGAAAAGTCTAAACTGGAAAAGAAAATAGCCGTCATGGAAAGCCTGAAAGCGGCGCACTATAAGGAAATCGCCAGAACACGGTATAGCCTGGAAGATTTTGAAAGGCAAAAAGAAAATACTGAAAAAATGGTCAGCCGCTTGAGCAGCGATGAGCAGGTTTATAAAAAGCATTTGAAGTATGATAAGGATGGCGCTAAAGCCAACCTGATACGCCTCGATGATTTTCATTCAGGCAACCCGGAAGAGATCGGAAACCACCTCGTCAAACTTCATAAGTCCTGGAGGCCTGAAGAAGGACAGACAGGAACCGGAAAAATCGGCCATCTTTATGGTTTTGAACTTATGGTTCAACGCCAGACGGAGTGGCTGGAAGAAAAAGGCAGAAGCCTGCACAGGGAATATAATACTTTTTACGCGATCAGGCCCGAGACGGGCATCCGGTATACTTATTCATCCGGCGTTCCAAATCCGGATAACGCCAAACTGGCGGCCCGTTATTTCCTGAATGCTATCGATAAAGTGGAAGATTTGCTGTCCAGATACCAAAAAGAATTAGCCGAACTTAACGACAATATCGAAACAACTGCCGCCCTTGTTAGCAAACCTTTTGAAAAAGAAGAAGAACTGAAGCAAATGAAGGCGGAACATGCGAAATTGGAAAAAGAGATTTCGCAAAAAATCAGGGAGAACCAGCAGGTTCAGCCTGACCAGGAAGCTACAATAATAGCGCTCGCCCGTGACACGGAAGAGCCTTTGCTCCAATCCGGGATAAGCCGGTAA
- a CDS encoding type IV secretion system DNA-binding domain-containing protein: MEETHAQQKLHGFMQCLIYISIALEAAIFVYKQAPFWGFFYGALDKLSHIAIYRQLIYSKLATLLLICLVSIGTLAKKKQDLDPKKHIIYPLSLGLFLFFGSILYCNRPSPFAFAYTTWFNIGYMACSLIGAILTSLSMDNVSKMIRSGLGKDIWNVEGESFMQPVKPDVTPYSVNIPMLFYYKGKVRDGWINIVNPFRGTILIGTPGSGKSFGVVNTFIRQLIAKEFCACVYDYKYPDLGKIAYYHYLLARQQGKCKNFGFHVINLNDVERSRRTNPWRSDYLRTLADASEGAEGLVEAMKKGDKSGGSDQFFTQSAINFLSACIYFFSKYSNGKYSSFPHVLSFLNHSYEDIFNTLFSEPELVSLLSPFKSAYVSKAFPQLEGQIGTLKIFISRLATKEMFWVFSGDDFNLKISDKDTPGIVVLANDPNTQNINSACYSVVMNRLTKLINSKGNLPSALIIDEIPTLYTYKIENLLAVARSNKVAILMGLQELPQFNQQYGKDTAATITSVVGNILAGSVRNKETLEWLERLFGKSKQIGESLSIDRNKTSTSLQEKLEPLIPAGKMASLNTGEIVGLVAADVQEKFTGRFDTSAINCKVNLSRSELEKEEAGYRDLPVYYDFGDKKEEILRQNFMRINKEVEEVVAAFRKPPAQVQVIPKSRAGKAKK; the protein is encoded by the coding sequence ATGGAGGAAACACACGCGCAGCAAAAGCTGCACGGCTTCATGCAATGCCTCATTTATATCTCCATTGCGCTCGAAGCCGCTATATTTGTATATAAGCAAGCCCCGTTCTGGGGCTTTTTTTATGGTGCGCTGGATAAGCTGAGCCATATCGCTATTTATCGGCAGCTGATCTATAGCAAGCTGGCCACCCTGTTGCTGATCTGTTTAGTGAGCATAGGCACGCTGGCCAAAAAGAAACAAGACCTCGATCCGAAAAAACACATTATCTACCCGCTATCGTTAGGGCTGTTCTTGTTTTTTGGGAGTATCCTGTACTGCAACCGGCCTTCGCCATTTGCCTTTGCATATACCACCTGGTTCAACATAGGGTATATGGCCTGCTCCCTGATCGGGGCAATACTAACCAGCCTATCAATGGATAACGTGTCAAAGATGATCCGCTCAGGATTGGGTAAGGATATCTGGAACGTGGAAGGTGAAAGTTTTATGCAGCCGGTCAAGCCGGATGTTACGCCTTATTCCGTGAATATTCCCATGCTCTTTTACTATAAAGGCAAAGTAAGGGATGGCTGGATCAATATCGTTAATCCCTTCAGGGGGACTATCCTGATCGGCACACCCGGTTCAGGTAAATCATTCGGGGTGGTCAATACTTTTATCCGGCAACTGATCGCCAAAGAGTTCTGCGCCTGTGTCTACGACTACAAATATCCGGACTTAGGGAAAATTGCCTATTACCATTATCTGTTGGCCAGGCAGCAGGGCAAATGCAAAAACTTCGGGTTCCATGTTATTAACTTAAATGATGTGGAGCGGAGCCGCCGGACCAATCCCTGGCGCAGTGATTACTTACGAACACTGGCAGACGCATCCGAAGGGGCCGAAGGCCTGGTGGAAGCCATGAAAAAAGGTGATAAGTCCGGCGGTAGCGACCAGTTTTTCACGCAGTCAGCGATCAATTTTTTGTCCGCTTGTATCTACTTTTTTAGTAAGTACAGCAATGGCAAATATTCCAGCTTTCCGCATGTATTGTCCTTTCTAAACCATTCCTATGAGGATATTTTCAATACGCTCTTTTCCGAGCCGGAGCTGGTTTCTTTATTATCGCCCTTTAAAAGCGCCTATGTGAGCAAAGCTTTTCCACAGCTGGAAGGACAGATCGGCACATTGAAAATATTCATCAGCCGCCTGGCGACAAAAGAAATGTTTTGGGTCTTTTCAGGCGACGATTTTAACCTGAAAATTTCGGATAAGGACACGCCGGGAATCGTAGTACTCGCCAACGACCCGAATACGCAGAACATCAATTCAGCCTGCTATTCAGTGGTGATGAACCGCCTGACCAAGCTGATCAACAGCAAAGGCAACCTCCCATCGGCATTGATCATCGACGAAATCCCAACCTTATATACCTATAAAATTGAAAACTTACTGGCTGTGGCACGGAGTAACAAGGTAGCCATTTTAATGGGGCTCCAGGAACTTCCTCAGTTCAATCAGCAATATGGGAAAGATACCGCTGCGACGATCACTTCGGTAGTGGGCAATATCCTGGCGGGTTCGGTCCGAAATAAAGAGACCCTCGAATGGCTGGAACGTCTGTTCGGCAAATCCAAACAAATCGGCGAAAGCCTGTCCATTGACCGCAACAAAACATCTACCTCTTTACAGGAAAAATTGGAGCCGCTCATCCCGGCAGGAAAAATGGCTTCGCTGAATACAGGGGAAATCGTCGGCCTGGTCGCCGCAGACGTCCAGGAAAAATTTACCGGGCGCTTTGATACCTCTGCGATCAATTGCAAGGTCAATCTTTCCAGAAGCGAGCTTGAAAAAGAGGAAGCGGGCTACCGTGACCTGCCTGTATACTACGACTTTGGAGACAAAAAGGAGGAAATCCTGCGCCAAAACTTTATGCGCATCAACAAAGAAGTGGAAGAAGTAGTCGCTGCTTTTCGCAAACCACCGGCCCAGGTACAGGTCATTCCGAAATCACGCGCGGGTAAGGCTAAAAAATAG
- a CDS encoding M23 family metallopeptidase, with translation MNKILWYCLAALPLHHLLLTSVYGFRVHPITGKYAFHSGVDLRARRDTVYAVLDGVVTDAGYDRLSGIYIRLDHGDFQSSYGHLSQILVIPGDSVAAGDVIAISGSTGRSTGEHLHFSVAFHHISIDPLKFLLDIQKLNQQHKEIKQ, from the coding sequence ATGAATAAAATATTATGGTACTGCCTGGCGGCGCTGCCGCTTCACCACCTGCTACTGACCTCCGTCTACGGTTTCAGGGTTCACCCGATTACGGGTAAATACGCCTTTCACAGTGGCGTAGACCTACGGGCAAGACGCGATACGGTATATGCTGTACTCGATGGTGTGGTGACAGATGCCGGTTATGACCGTTTGTCGGGTATTTATATCCGGCTGGATCACGGTGATTTCCAGAGCAGCTATGGCCACCTTTCCCAAATCCTGGTCATTCCGGGGGACAGCGTTGCTGCGGGTGACGTCATCGCGATTTCCGGTTCAACAGGTAGGTCAACCGGGGAGCACCTCCACTTCAGCGTTGCTTTTCATCACATCAGTATCGATCCGCTCAAATTCCTGCTGGACATTCAAAAACTTAATCAACAACATAAGGAGATAAAACAATGA
- a CDS encoding zincin-like metallopeptidase domain-containing protein: protein MSNNFKSLNEKVSEKMISDLKRGISVFQKPDNSPNSMLPFNIESGNRYTGAAALTLLMQRRDDPRWATFNQANRNRTAVLAGSTGTFINFHSNYAIKIVFENGQPVLRENGSQRTEKIRLKEPELVEAKVFNGEQLRKLPKWEKEPQQLTPAERAQVILDNSKAVIEHGGDEMVYDAKSDTIVLPEMEQFAKPEQYYAEALHQLAHRTAAQELDQSQESAVDESSHSKIELRTNLASLFLSKELNLPYDLNYHVGYVNSWAQVMKGDPAELFNAAGDAQKIVDRILGFERQIAQQQEAHQEQQNELPAQHQPAAETSFNPDKLNKGEVIPYDGKEFKVVAELKNKVYQMQDLSDNRKFKMSSKDALFANLLEARNYSQENVLDRNEARETGQDTSVQEEENQGYSISI, encoded by the coding sequence ATGAGTAACAATTTCAAATCATTAAATGAAAAGGTCAGTGAAAAAATGATCTCGGATTTAAAAAGGGGCATTTCGGTTTTTCAGAAACCCGACAACAGCCCGAACAGCATGCTGCCGTTCAATATCGAAAGCGGGAACCGCTATACAGGCGCAGCCGCGCTGACCCTGCTGATGCAACGACGGGATGATCCGCGTTGGGCGACCTTCAACCAGGCAAACCGGAACCGCACCGCCGTATTGGCAGGATCAACAGGTACTTTCATCAACTTTCATTCAAATTATGCCATCAAAATCGTATTTGAGAACGGCCAGCCGGTGCTGCGCGAGAACGGTTCACAGCGTACCGAAAAGATAAGGTTGAAAGAACCGGAACTCGTAGAGGCTAAAGTTTTCAATGGGGAGCAGTTACGCAAACTGCCTAAATGGGAAAAGGAGCCGCAGCAACTTACACCGGCAGAAAGAGCGCAGGTGATACTGGATAACAGCAAAGCAGTCATCGAACACGGCGGCGATGAAATGGTTTATGACGCCAAATCGGATACTATTGTCCTGCCGGAAATGGAGCAATTTGCAAAGCCGGAACAGTATTACGCCGAAGCACTGCACCAGCTCGCGCACCGAACAGCCGCACAGGAATTAGATCAATCACAGGAATCGGCTGTGGACGAGTCGTCGCACAGTAAAATAGAACTGCGCACCAATCTGGCTTCGCTGTTCTTAAGCAAAGAACTCAACCTGCCTTACGACCTCAATTACCACGTGGGCTATGTAAATAGCTGGGCGCAGGTAATGAAAGGCGACCCGGCTGAATTGTTTAATGCTGCCGGCGACGCGCAGAAAATTGTGGATCGTATTCTGGGCTTTGAACGGCAGATCGCGCAGCAACAGGAGGCGCATCAGGAACAGCAAAATGAACTACCGGCTCAACACCAGCCTGCGGCTGAAACTTCATTTAATCCCGACAAGCTGAATAAGGGCGAAGTCATTCCCTATGACGGCAAGGAGTTTAAAGTGGTGGCCGAATTGAAAAACAAAGTTTACCAGATGCAGGACCTGAGCGATAACCGCAAATTTAAAATGAGCTCAAAAGATGCCCTGTTTGCCAACTTACTGGAAGCACGCAATTATTCACAGGAAAATGTTCTGGACCGTAATGAGGCCCGCGAAACGGGACAGGATACTTCTGTCCAGGAAGAAGAAAACCAGGGTTACAGCATAAGTATTTAA
- a CDS encoding DUF4099 domain-containing protein, translating into MIKQVFNWQDLPMEELEKIHLAKDGELLLEKDDLTQLLSGRRTSMLRLEDLELDGLRIEVLDAKLSLKENKDGSIGLLLHPIYRKPDIPSFLTAAQAEMLEKGDIISLQKMIFDDEGHAKEVLVEFDKDTNEFIITDTEKIQAPDMINGIPLTAEQKDRYKKGREVETPDGTTIQYSGTDKQGIRSDKLALIASIIVDGGVSYMLYKGLHALWGKEDKKRGVGKNYHEALKEMQQRESRDFAKPVQDDLDNEHSETISR; encoded by the coding sequence ATGATTAAGCAAGTATTTAACTGGCAGGATCTTCCGATGGAAGAACTGGAAAAAATTCATTTGGCAAAAGACGGCGAACTGCTCCTCGAGAAGGATGATCTGACACAGCTATTGTCCGGGAGGCGTACCAGTATGCTGCGGCTGGAAGATCTGGAATTGGATGGGCTGCGAATAGAAGTACTGGACGCGAAGCTGTCTTTAAAAGAAAATAAGGACGGCAGTATCGGTTTGCTATTGCACCCTATTTACCGTAAACCGGATATACCTTCGTTTCTGACCGCCGCACAGGCCGAAATGCTGGAGAAAGGCGATATCATCAGTCTTCAAAAGATGATCTTTGACGATGAGGGCCACGCCAAAGAAGTGCTGGTGGAGTTTGATAAAGATACCAACGAATTTATCATCACCGACACGGAAAAGATCCAGGCGCCGGATATGATCAATGGCATTCCTTTGACTGCTGAACAGAAGGACAGGTATAAAAAGGGCAGGGAAGTGGAAACACCGGACGGCACGACCATCCAATATTCCGGTACTGACAAGCAGGGTATCCGTTCGGATAAGCTTGCGCTGATCGCATCGATCATTGTAGACGGCGGCGTTTCCTATATGCTGTACAAAGGTTTACACGCTTTGTGGGGTAAGGAAGATAAAAAAAGAGGTGTTGGCAAAAATTACCATGAGGCCCTGAAAGAAATGCAGCAACGGGAGTCAAGGGATTTTGCGAAGCCGGTGCAGGATGACCTTGACAACGAACATAGCGAAACCATTTCCCGCTGA
- a CDS encoding PH domain-containing protein, translating into MELENLNSPQAISLRPAAIFALIKVFPLIILTLGFLFLAWWIFPAFIWLSLITLGMTLYRLTYIRKINYLVTPEFVRISRGIFFRRTDQVELFRVKDYILTQSFLLQVFRLMDLELTSTDPVNPVIWLRGIPHSNLIDTIREHVQETRQHNRIYEIN; encoded by the coding sequence ATGGAACTTGAAAACTTGAATTCGCCGCAGGCGATCAGCCTGCGGCCTGCCGCTATTTTTGCGTTGATAAAAGTATTTCCGCTGATCATCCTTACGTTGGGCTTTTTGTTTTTAGCCTGGTGGATCTTCCCGGCTTTTATATGGCTGAGCCTGATTACGTTAGGGATGACCCTCTACCGTTTGACCTATATCCGCAAAATCAACTATTTGGTTACGCCTGAATTCGTCCGGATCAGCCGGGGTATTTTTTTTAGGCGGACAGACCAGGTGGAGCTTTTTCGCGTCAAAGACTACATTTTAACGCAGTCATTTTTATTGCAGGTATTCCGCTTAATGGACCTGGAATTGACAAGTACTGACCCGGTTAATCCGGTGATCTGGCTGCGGGGTATCCCGCATAGCAACCTCATAGACACCATCCGGGAGCATGTGCAGGAAACCCGGCAGCACAATAGAATTTACGAGATTAATTAA
- a CDS encoding competence protein CoiA, with protein sequence MIRYANVDGQLREPTTGLKGICPGCGNYVIAKCGSIKIHHWAHTQRIDCDPWWEPMTQWHLDWQNNFAPAWREVIFRDEQSGEFHRADIHTPQGMTIEFQHSPLSSKELESRNTFYKKLIWVVNAQPFKEQFTFASATPNPKSLFLVDFYFVVDHNGLAKSPRFYVKDEYNWHRQKGLLRSFTLEDPELRLVVEEFDKSEKQYWLFSWKNKVSGWLKSNAPVFLDFGDESLYLIKQRTQEPSPLLYLQAVKKKEFIAKYTSQADG encoded by the coding sequence ATGATACGCTACGCAAACGTTGACGGACAATTGAGAGAGCCGACCACGGGCCTGAAAGGCATTTGTCCGGGCTGCGGCAACTATGTAATTGCCAAATGTGGCTCCATTAAAATTCATCATTGGGCGCATACGCAACGCATCGACTGCGACCCTTGGTGGGAGCCAATGACGCAATGGCATCTGGACTGGCAAAACAATTTTGCGCCGGCATGGCGCGAGGTGATTTTTCGGGATGAGCAATCGGGAGAGTTTCACCGGGCTGATATTCATACGCCACAAGGCATGACGATAGAATTTCAGCACTCCCCCTTATCATCAAAAGAATTAGAAAGCCGGAACACATTTTACAAAAAGCTGATCTGGGTAGTCAACGCGCAGCCTTTCAAAGAACAATTTACATTTGCCAGTGCCACACCAAATCCTAAATCTCTTTTTTTGGTTGACTTTTACTTTGTAGTTGATCATAACGGCTTAGCTAAGTCTCCCCGTTTCTATGTAAAGGATGAATACAACTGGCATAGACAAAAAGGGCTGCTCAGGAGTTTCACCCTTGAAGATCCGGAGTTGCGGTTAGTAGTTGAAGAATTTGATAAAAGTGAAAAACAATATTGGCTTTTTAGCTGGAAGAACAAAGTAAGCGGATGGCTTAAATCCAATGCGCCGGTTTTCCTCGACTTCGGTGATGAATCTTTATACCTGATCAAACAAAGAACTCAAGAACCTTCACCGTTGCTTTATTTACAGGCAGTAAAGAAAAAAGAATTTATAGCCAAGTACACCAGCCAAGCCGATGGTTAA